A single window of Nicotiana sylvestris chromosome 3, ASM39365v2, whole genome shotgun sequence DNA harbors:
- the LOC138888026 gene encoding uncharacterized protein: MKEVPWFVDLTNFLVCEIIVDEFSSNKRKNLKRDCQDYYWDESYLFRICMDGVIRRYVPEEEQSEILGACHSSPYGDHHSGARTATKIVSCGFYSPTLYKDASELVKRCDECQRACGISKKNEMPLTSILEIDIFMCGVLISWVLL; encoded by the coding sequence ATGAAAGAGGTGCCATGGTTCGTGGATCTAACAAATTTTCTTGTGTGTGAAATCATTGtggatgagttctcttcaaacaaaaggaagaacctcaaacgggattgtcaagattattattgggatgagtcATACCTCTTCCGGATTTGTATGGATGGAGTGATTAGAAGATATGTACCAGAAGAAGAGCAAAGtgaaattcttggggcttgtcattcttcgcCATATGGTGATCATCATAGTGGAGCGAGAACGGCAACCAAGATTGTTAGTTGTGGTTTCTATTCACCCACTCTCTACAAGGATGCAAGTGAGttagtgaaaagatgtgatgaatgtcaacggGCCTGTGGTatttcaaagaaaaatgaaatgcctctcacttCCATTTTGGAAATTGATATTTttatgtgtggggtattgatttcatgggtccttttgtga